A stretch of DNA from Flavobacteriales bacterium:
ATCGGAAAGCGGTAAAGAAAAATGGGATGGTAAATTCAAAGGAAAGGATGTAGATGAAGGCGTCTATTTTTACATTCTCACCTACCAACGCCAGTGTTGGGATAAAGAACCGGTAACTGTAAATGGACACGTAACCGTAATCCGGAATAAATAACTTGTTAAGCCTTTCAGCATTTCAAGAAAGGAAGTGATTTTTTTAACTTTCATTAGCAGGATGCAACTTTATTGAGCTATTTTGTGTCCTGCTTGAGAGCTCATCTTATGAAAAAATTGCTTTTTACCTTGCTTTGCCTGTTTTCAGGTCAGGCATTTGGTCAGTTAGTGGTAAACAATACCACCATGACCCCCACTCAATTGGTTCAAAACGTATTAGTTGGAACTGGTGTAACAGTATCTAACGTCACCTTTAACGGTGCACCGGGAAATACGGTAACCACCCAGGCCGGTGAATTTAATGGGGTTAATGCCAATGTTGGACTCACCACGGGTATCATCCTGGCCTCAGGCGATGCCCAAGCTGCTGTTGGACCCAACAACTCCGGTGGATTTTCATTAGGTCCTCCGCAAGGAACTTCAGCAACCGATCCTGATTTGGCAGCCATCACACCGTGGAATATTTACGACCAGGCTGTGTTGGAATTTGACTTCGTCCCCATTGGAGATTCCATTTCTTTCCGTTATGTTTTTGCTTCGGAGGAATATGACGAATATGTATGCGGAACCGTAAATGATGCATTCGGATTTTTTATTTCGGGTCCGGGTATTACAGGTCCATACACCAATAACGCCGCTAACATTGCCGTTGTTCCGGGAACCAATACACCCGTTTCCATTAACACCGTTAATCTTGGAGTAGCTGGAACTAATGGTACCGCTTCCAACTGTGCACTTCTCGACCCCAACTGGGCGTCTTACAATGTTTATTACGCAGGAAGTAATCCGCAAAACAACAACACCAGC
This window harbors:
- a CDS encoding choice-of-anchor L domain-containing protein; this translates as MKKLLFTLLCLFSGQAFGQLVVNNTTMTPTQLVQNVLVGTGVTVSNVTFNGAPGNTVTTQAGEFNGVNANVGLTTGIILASGDAQAAVGPNNSGGFSLGPPQGTSATDPDLAAITPWNIYDQAVLEFDFVPIGDSISFRYVFASEEYDEYVCGTVNDAFGFFISGPGITGPYTNNAANIAVVPGTNTPVSINTVNLGVAGTNGTASNCALLDPNWASYNVYYAGSNPQNNNTSVQYDGWTTVLTARAAVQCGQTYHIKLAIADAGDGVWDSGVFLEGGSLTSVGVDVTVATVTGDSTIIEGCSDATFIFTRPDTTGDLTINFDISG